One Vallitalea pronyensis genomic region harbors:
- the cobD gene encoding threonine-phosphate decarboxylase CobD, giving the protein MDLVMDLGRNEDMNKHGGYHGKRDVMDYSVNINPLGLPETIRETMIASIDDMVKYPDISGAGARKAIAEYEGIDPRSLIMGNGASELIYLFARAVKPKKVLIIQPTFNEYERAFRLAGSQIEAFELSVNSGFQIDIQAFEKALEGYQPDVVVLCNPNNPTGQYIPLTELEACVNLIEHYRSFLFLDESFIEFTGQPSIIKHMACERVFSLRSMTKYYAVPGLRIGYGVSHDGVIQQLEAYKEPWTMNGLALQVVPAMIHDDVFHKQVRQWMVTEHPRMYQALSAIQKLDVIHSRTNFFLCQLQDMSGYELNVKLESKGAHVRVCDDFTGLGERYIRIALRLQEDNVRLVKWLQEVLY; this is encoded by the coding sequence ATGGATCTTGTAATGGATCTTGGAAGGAATGAGGACATGAATAAGCATGGTGGTTATCATGGGAAAAGAGATGTGATGGATTATAGTGTGAATATTAATCCTCTGGGGTTACCAGAGACCATAAGGGAAACGATGATAGCTTCTATAGATGATATGGTAAAGTATCCAGATATATCGGGAGCAGGAGCAAGAAAAGCCATAGCAGAATACGAAGGTATTGATCCTAGGAGCCTCATAATGGGCAATGGAGCCAGTGAGTTAATCTATCTGTTTGCACGAGCCGTGAAACCCAAGAAAGTACTCATTATCCAACCTACCTTTAATGAGTATGAACGGGCATTTCGATTAGCAGGAAGTCAAATTGAAGCCTTTGAATTAAGTGTAAACAGCGGATTTCAAATAGACATACAAGCATTTGAAAAGGCATTGGAAGGGTATCAACCAGATGTGGTTGTGTTATGTAACCCTAATAACCCAACGGGTCAATATATACCCCTAACGGAACTAGAAGCCTGTGTTAACCTCATAGAACACTATAGAAGCTTTTTATTTCTGGATGAATCCTTTATTGAATTTACAGGACAACCATCGATTATCAAACATATGGCTTGCGAAAGAGTCTTTTCTCTACGATCTATGACGAAGTATTATGCTGTTCCTGGACTAAGAATTGGATATGGTGTATCCCATGACGGTGTTATTCAACAACTAGAAGCTTATAAAGAACCGTGGACCATGAATGGTCTTGCACTACAAGTTGTACCAGCAATGATTCATGACGACGTCTTCCATAAACAAGTTCGCCAATGGATGGTAACCGAACATCCGCGGATGTATCAAGCACTAAGCGCCATTCAAAAACTAGATGTCATCCACAGTCGAACAAATTTTTTCTTATGTCAATTACAGGATATGTCTGGTTATGAACTGAATGTGAAACTTGAATCTAAGGGAGCCCATGTAAGGGTATGTGATGATTTTACGGGGTTAGGTGAGCGTTATATACGTATTGCCTTACGCTTACAGGAAGATAATGTTCGACTTGTTAAATGGCTACAAGAGGTCTTATACTAA
- a CDS encoding phosphoglucomutase/phosphomannomutase family protein, whose amino-acid sequence MIKFGTGGWRAIIGDEFVKTNIQLLTQALANKMIKEETKSFVIGYDRRFLSDRSAQWMSEVLAGNGIQVYFINRIAPTPMVMYSVKALNLQYGAAVTASHNPADYNGIKIFTEGGRDAGKDVTDDIEHYMEDVKDIQLIPFDKALEKGTVMIYNPFNDYIDTIINLVDLEAIKKKQLKILLDPMYGVSKTSLQTILMTARCEVDLIHDRHDTLFGGRLPSPSAKTLGRLKNEVVEKGYDLGIGTDGDADRLGIIDEKGNFIHPNAIMALLYYYLLKYKNWRGPVVRNLATTHLLDKIAEGFGESCYEVPVGFKHISSKMEETDALIGGESSGGLTIRGHIKGKDGVFAASLLVEMISVTNKHLSKLLDDIHEQFGKFDMVEDSFDFKVEDKERLLNLLYTHKKIPEFSYEVDRVSYMDGVKVFFKNGGWIIARFSGTEPLLRVFAEMDSMDKAKQVSEEMKAFLDI is encoded by the coding sequence ATGATTAAATTTGGAACAGGTGGATGGCGAGCCATCATAGGTGACGAATTTGTAAAAACCAATATTCAGCTTCTAACACAAGCTTTAGCCAATAAAATGATAAAAGAAGAAACCAAGTCTTTTGTGATTGGTTACGATCGACGATTCTTGTCCGATCGGAGTGCTCAGTGGATGTCAGAAGTATTAGCAGGCAATGGCATTCAAGTTTATTTTATTAACCGTATAGCACCAACACCCATGGTGATGTACAGTGTAAAAGCCTTGAATCTTCAATATGGAGCAGCAGTAACAGCCAGTCATAATCCAGCCGATTACAACGGTATTAAGATCTTCACAGAAGGTGGAAGAGATGCCGGTAAGGACGTGACAGATGACATTGAACATTATATGGAAGATGTAAAAGACATTCAGTTAATCCCCTTTGATAAAGCTCTTGAAAAGGGCACTGTAATGATATATAATCCTTTTAATGATTACATTGACACCATCATTAACCTTGTTGATCTGGAAGCCATTAAGAAAAAGCAGTTAAAAATATTGCTTGATCCCATGTATGGTGTGTCCAAGACATCCCTTCAAACCATTCTTATGACGGCTCGCTGTGAAGTGGATTTAATCCATGACCGTCATGATACCCTATTTGGCGGCAGACTGCCTTCACCAAGTGCTAAGACATTAGGACGTCTGAAGAACGAAGTAGTAGAAAAAGGCTATGACTTAGGGATTGGAACAGATGGCGATGCTGACCGTCTGGGTATTATTGATGAAAAAGGCAATTTCATTCATCCCAACGCTATTATGGCATTATTGTATTACTACTTATTAAAGTATAAAAATTGGCGTGGACCAGTCGTACGAAACTTGGCAACAACACATCTATTGGATAAGATTGCAGAAGGCTTTGGTGAATCATGCTATGAAGTACCTGTAGGGTTTAAGCATATTAGTTCTAAGATGGAAGAGACAGATGCCCTTATTGGTGGAGAAAGCAGCGGTGGTTTAACCATTCGGGGACATATCAAAGGCAAGGATGGGGTGTTTGCAGCATCTCTATTAGTGGAGATGATTAGCGTAACCAATAAACATCTATCCAAATTATTAGATGATATTCATGAGCAGTTCGGTAAATTTGACATGGTAGAAGACAGTTTTGATTTTAAAGTAGAAGATAAAGAGCGTTTATTAAACTTGCTTTACACCCATAAAAAAATACCTGAATTTAGCTATGAAGTGGATCGTGTCAGCTATATGGATGGGGTTAAAGTATTCTTCAAAAATGGTGGATGGATCATTGCACGTTTTTCAGGAACAGAACCACTTCTTCGTGTTTTTGCTGAGATGGATAGTATGGATAAAGCAAAACAGGTAAGTGAAGAAATGAAGGCATTTTTAGATATCTAA
- a CDS encoding divergent polysaccharide deacetylase family protein has product MKKLYLIKINRKVLIVILMIILHLIAYMILYNVNTIRCSIQNTSGKLAIIIDDFGQTREGVEEMMTIDEHLTFAVMPFMEFTKEDAIKAKDLGYEVIIHLPMEAKGGSLSWLGPRPILCNMKKNEVRKVVEDAVADVPYAIGANIHMGSKACCQEEIMESIFEVVKEKRLYYFVDSRTSNKTVAKKKADEMGVLCYDNNVFLDGQKPKSHMIKRLRKAGDLALKKGQAIAIGHVGIEGGVAMAEAIEEMREEFAERRIELVFVSELDDDVY; this is encoded by the coding sequence ATGAAAAAATTATATCTCATTAAAATCAATCGAAAAGTATTAATTGTCATCCTGATGATTATACTTCATCTCATCGCGTATATGATTCTATACAATGTCAATACCATACGATGCAGTATTCAAAATACCAGTGGAAAATTAGCCATTATCATAGATGATTTTGGGCAAACCCGTGAAGGCGTAGAAGAAATGATGACCATTGATGAACATCTAACCTTTGCTGTCATGCCCTTTATGGAATTTACCAAAGAAGATGCCATCAAGGCGAAAGACTTAGGATATGAAGTGATTATCCACCTGCCCATGGAAGCAAAGGGTGGCAGCCTTAGTTGGCTTGGACCCCGCCCCATCCTATGCAACATGAAGAAAAATGAAGTTAGAAAAGTGGTAGAAGATGCAGTAGCAGATGTACCCTATGCTATTGGTGCTAATATTCATATGGGCTCAAAAGCCTGCTGCCAAGAAGAAATTATGGAAAGCATTTTTGAAGTGGTGAAAGAAAAGAGACTCTATTATTTTGTAGACAGTCGCACATCCAATAAAACAGTAGCCAAGAAAAAAGCTGATGAAATGGGTGTCTTATGTTATGATAACAACGTTTTTTTAGATGGGCAAAAACCCAAGAGTCACATGATTAAGCGGTTAAGAAAAGCAGGAGACTTGGCTTTAAAAAAAGGTCAGGCAATAGCCATTGGTCATGTAGGTATTGAAGGCGGCGTAGCTATGGCAGAGGCAATCGAGGAGATGCGGGAGGAATTTGCTGAACGGCGTATAGAATTGGTGTTTGTATCCGAATTGGATGATGATGTCTATTAA
- a CDS encoding cobyric acid synthase, with product MSHNIMFQGTGSTVGKSILTAALCRILNDDGVSVAPFKSQNMALNSFVTKDGKEMGRAQVVQAEAARVEPHVAMNPILLKPTSDVGSQVILNGKIHKNMTASEYFSLKKTFKEEIMNAYHQLEETYDVIVIEGAGSPAEINLRENDVVNMGMADMVDAPVILIGDIDKGGVFASIYGTVMLLEPEERKRIKGYIINKFRGDVNILQPGIDMFYEKLQLPCLGVIPYEPLKIDDEDSVTERFDRQEEAAIIIGVIRLPYMSNFTDFTVFELEDDVTVRYIKDEKDFQGIDLLVIPGSKSTIKDMAYLHNSAMKEGIYRAHRRQVPIIGICGGYQMLGDTIEDEKGVETAMSSINGLGLLHMATHMEEIKQTTQVKGRLLTTSPFGADHQHLLVGGYEIHMGKTELLDGCEPFIQLEDGRCDGAISERKDVMGTYLHGIFDNDEWRNLILNDIREKKGLEKRTDVDFAKEKDMEYDKLAKLVREHMDMDAIKEIIYK from the coding sequence ATGAGTCATAATATCATGTTTCAAGGAACTGGTTCCACAGTAGGAAAGAGTATCTTAACGGCAGCATTATGCCGTATACTAAATGATGATGGTGTATCCGTTGCGCCTTTTAAATCACAGAACATGGCCCTTAACTCATTTGTTACAAAAGATGGTAAAGAAATGGGAAGAGCACAAGTGGTACAAGCAGAAGCAGCAAGGGTTGAACCACATGTAGCCATGAATCCAATATTGTTAAAACCCACAAGTGATGTGGGCAGTCAGGTTATACTTAATGGTAAGATACATAAAAATATGACTGCAAGTGAGTATTTTAGTCTTAAAAAAACCTTCAAGGAAGAGATCATGAATGCCTATCACCAGTTAGAAGAGACGTATGACGTGATTGTCATAGAAGGAGCAGGAAGTCCGGCAGAAATTAACCTAAGGGAAAACGATGTTGTCAACATGGGCATGGCTGACATGGTGGATGCTCCAGTCATTCTAATTGGTGATATTGATAAGGGTGGGGTGTTTGCTTCCATCTATGGCACAGTTATGCTTTTGGAACCAGAAGAAAGAAAACGCATCAAAGGATACATCATTAACAAGTTCCGTGGGGATGTGAACATTCTTCAGCCGGGAATCGATATGTTCTATGAGAAATTACAATTACCTTGTCTGGGTGTTATTCCTTATGAACCTCTGAAAATAGATGATGAGGATAGTGTAACGGAACGATTTGACCGTCAGGAAGAGGCGGCAATCATCATTGGTGTTATACGTTTGCCTTATATGTCTAACTTCACTGATTTTACTGTTTTTGAATTAGAAGACGATGTGACAGTAAGATACATAAAAGATGAAAAGGATTTTCAAGGCATTGATTTGTTAGTCATACCTGGCAGTAAGAGCACCATTAAAGATATGGCTTATCTCCATAACTCGGCCATGAAAGAAGGCATTTATCGTGCTCATAGAAGACAAGTACCCATCATCGGTATCTGTGGCGGTTACCAGATGCTAGGGGATACCATAGAAGATGAAAAAGGTGTAGAAACGGCCATGTCCAGTATTAATGGATTAGGCTTGCTGCATATGGCAACTCATATGGAAGAAATCAAGCAAACCACCCAAGTAAAAGGAAGGCTGCTGACCACATCACCTTTTGGAGCGGATCATCAGCATCTTCTAGTGGGTGGCTATGAGATACATATGGGCAAGACAGAATTACTGGATGGATGTGAGCCTTTTATCCAGTTGGAAGATGGCCGTTGTGATGGTGCAATTAGTGAGCGCAAGGACGTTATGGGCACTTATCTCCATGGTATATTTGATAACGATGAATGGCGCAATCTTATCTTGAATGATATACGAGAGAAAAAAGGTTTAGAAAAAAGAACCGATGTGGATTTTGCCAAGGAAAAAGACATGGAGTACGATAAGCTGGCTAAGCTTGTTCGAGAGCATATGGATATGGATGCCATTAAGGAGATTATCTATAAATAA
- the cbiB gene encoding adenosylcobinamide-phosphate synthase CbiB: MIGIAMALDLIFGDPVRIPHPIIYIGKLISWLEKRIRKSRIPLKIGGFLLLLGTVGVTAGVITLLLQLGYGIHPYVKDLMTIYLLYTSLAAKCLKDEVLKVWKALEQQDLILARKQLSYLVGRDTESLTRDEVIRGAVETAAENTVDGVLGPLLFMGLGMLWGIPVQSVFIYKAVNTLDSMVGYQQAHYKAIGYASAKTDDLFNYIPARVGSICMLIGGGILGYDFAHGWKILWRDRRNHKSPNCGYPESAVAGLLRIQIGGTNTYFHEVVMKPTIGDHDRVLEPDHMKKTIGIMYMSEFVTLLLMIGLGILLIKL, from the coding sequence ATGATAGGCATAGCAATGGCATTAGACTTAATCTTCGGTGATCCTGTTAGGATCCCTCATCCCATTATCTATATAGGGAAATTAATCAGTTGGCTAGAGAAGCGTATCCGAAAAAGCAGGATACCCCTTAAAATAGGTGGTTTTCTACTATTATTGGGAACAGTAGGGGTAACAGCAGGTGTCATCACCCTTTTGTTGCAATTGGGTTATGGGATACACCCTTATGTGAAAGACCTGATGACCATCTATCTTCTTTATACATCTTTAGCAGCTAAATGCCTTAAGGATGAGGTACTAAAAGTATGGAAAGCCTTGGAACAACAAGATTTGATTCTGGCAAGGAAACAACTCTCCTACTTAGTAGGGCGAGATACAGAATCCCTTACGCGAGATGAAGTTATCCGTGGAGCAGTGGAAACGGCGGCTGAGAACACGGTGGATGGTGTATTAGGGCCACTTCTATTCATGGGTTTAGGCATGTTATGGGGCATACCTGTCCAGAGTGTATTTATCTATAAAGCCGTTAACACATTGGATTCCATGGTAGGCTATCAGCAAGCACATTATAAGGCTATCGGTTATGCATCAGCTAAAACCGATGACTTATTTAATTACATACCAGCCCGAGTAGGGAGTATATGCATGCTCATTGGTGGCGGTATTCTGGGTTATGATTTCGCCCATGGATGGAAGATATTATGGCGGGACCGACGTAATCATAAGAGTCCTAATTGCGGCTATCCAGAATCTGCTGTAGCTGGTTTATTAAGGATTCAGATAGGTGGTACCAACACTTATTTTCATGAGGTGGTCATGAAACCCACTATTGGTGATCATGACCGGGTATTAGAACCCGACCATATGAAGAAAACCATTGGTATCATGTACATGTCAGAGTTCGTCACCTTATTGCTCATGATAGGACTTGGTATCTTACTAATAAAATTATAA
- the galE gene encoding UDP-glucose 4-epimerase GalE produces MHILVTGGAGYIGSHTVVQLLHAGYEVIIVDNFSNSKPESIKRIQELAGKSVTFYEVDLLDTEALEKVFKAHTLEAVIHFAGLKAVGESVSIPIKYYHNNITGTLVLCELMKKYQVKKMVFSSSATVYGMHNVSPLTEDLPLSTTNPYGSTKMMIEQILQDIHVSDPSFSIALLRYFNPIGAHASGRIGEDPNGIPNNLMPYITQVAIGKREKLSIYGNDYNTHDGTGVRDYIHVEDLANGHLKALEKVITSPGIDAYNLGTGKGVSVLDVVHNFEKATGVTIPYTITPRRPGDIATCYADPSKALSALGWKAKKSLEDMCRDSWRWQTNNPNGYDV; encoded by the coding sequence ATGCATATATTAGTCACCGGTGGGGCTGGGTATATTGGTAGTCATACAGTTGTACAATTACTTCATGCAGGTTATGAGGTGATTATTGTGGACAACTTCTCCAATAGTAAACCAGAATCCATCAAACGTATTCAAGAATTAGCTGGAAAGTCCGTAACATTTTATGAAGTGGATCTATTAGATACAGAAGCACTTGAAAAGGTTTTTAAAGCCCATACACTGGAAGCTGTCATTCATTTTGCAGGGCTAAAAGCAGTAGGTGAGTCCGTATCCATACCCATCAAATATTACCATAATAATATAACGGGCACCCTAGTGCTGTGTGAACTCATGAAAAAATACCAAGTAAAGAAGATGGTATTCAGTTCATCTGCTACCGTCTATGGTATGCACAATGTATCACCATTAACAGAAGACCTCCCGTTAAGTACCACCAACCCTTACGGCAGCACCAAAATGATGATCGAACAGATTCTACAGGATATCCATGTATCCGACCCAAGCTTTAGCATAGCACTTCTTCGCTACTTTAACCCTATAGGTGCTCATGCCAGCGGCCGTATAGGCGAAGACCCCAACGGCATACCCAATAACCTCATGCCCTATATCACACAGGTGGCCATCGGCAAACGAGAAAAATTAAGTATCTATGGCAATGACTACAACACGCATGATGGCACAGGCGTCAGAGACTATATCCATGTAGAAGACTTAGCTAACGGCCATCTAAAAGCCCTAGAAAAAGTCATCACATCACCAGGCATTGACGCCTACAACCTAGGCACAGGTAAAGGCGTCAGCGTCCTTGATGTGGTGCACAACTTTGAAAAAGCCACAGGCGTTACTATCCCCTACACCATAACACCCAGACGACCAGGCGATATTGCTACCTGCTACGCAGACCCATCTAAAGCACTATCAGCTCTCGGCTGGAAAGCCAAGAAAAGTCTCGAAGACATGTGCCGAGATTCATGGCGCTGGCAAACCAATAACCCCAATGGTTATGATGTATAG
- the ribE gene encoding riboflavin synthase, translating to MFTGLVEEIGTIGAMVKGKQSSSITIHADTVLEDVKLGDSIAVNGICLTVTGFTKDTFSVDAMPETMHMTTLHKLKVHDQVHLERALQVGGRLGGHMVSGHIDGIGIIRGFIKEDNAVRMTVAVPSHLQKYMVHKGSIAMDGVSLTITTVKAASFQVGIIPMTGQVTLLLQKKMGDKVNIECDMMGKYVEKLYETTYEKQVKSLDEDYLRLNGFI from the coding sequence ATGTTTACTGGTTTAGTGGAAGAGATTGGTACCATTGGTGCCATGGTAAAAGGAAAACAATCTTCAAGTATAACCATCCACGCAGACACCGTTCTAGAGGATGTGAAACTTGGTGACAGTATAGCGGTGAATGGTATCTGCTTAACGGTAACAGGTTTCACAAAAGACACATTTAGCGTAGATGCTATGCCAGAAACCATGCATATGACCACCCTCCATAAGCTTAAGGTACATGATCAAGTACATTTAGAGCGGGCGTTACAAGTTGGGGGGCGTCTAGGAGGTCACATGGTGTCGGGTCATATTGATGGTATAGGCATCATACGAGGTTTTATAAAAGAAGACAACGCTGTCAGAATGACAGTAGCTGTGCCTAGCCATCTGCAAAAATATATGGTGCATAAAGGTTCTATTGCTATGGATGGGGTGAGTTTAACCATTACAACAGTGAAGGCTGCATCCTTTCAAGTAGGTATTATCCCCATGACTGGGCAAGTTACATTATTACTACAGAAAAAAATGGGTGATAAGGTCAACATTGAGTGTGATATGATGGGGAAATATGTGGAGAAATTATATGAGACAACGTATGAAAAGCAAGTGAAATCCTTAGACGAAGATTATCTTCGGTTAAATGGTTTTATATAA
- the ribH gene encoding 6,7-dimethyl-8-ribityllumazine synthase, translating to MITHEGKLVGTGMKVGIIVGRFNGFISTKLLEGAMDALIRHGVLEEDVMTAWSPGAFEIPLIAKKMAKSKKYDAIVCLGAVIRGATAHFDYVAGEVSKGIAHVSLETEVPVIFGVLTTDSLEQAIERAGTKAGNKGFDAAMAAIEMANLLRQL from the coding sequence ATGATAACACATGAAGGAAAATTAGTTGGAACAGGTATGAAGGTTGGTATCATTGTAGGGCGATTTAATGGTTTTATTTCAACAAAGCTATTGGAAGGTGCCATGGATGCCTTAATTCGCCATGGTGTTTTGGAAGAAGATGTGATGACAGCATGGTCGCCAGGAGCTTTTGAGATACCACTTATAGCTAAAAAGATGGCAAAATCAAAAAAATATGATGCCATTGTATGTCTGGGAGCAGTTATTCGAGGAGCCACAGCACATTTTGATTATGTAGCTGGTGAAGTATCCAAAGGCATTGCCCATGTATCCCTTGAAACAGAAGTACCTGTTATATTTGGTGTATTGACAACAGACAGCCTTGAACAGGCCATTGAAAGAGCAGGAACAAAAGCTGGTAATAAAGGCTTTGATGCTGCTATGGCAGCTATTGAAATGGCTAACTTGTTAAGACAGTTATAA
- a CDS encoding bifunctional 3,4-dihydroxy-2-butanone-4-phosphate synthase/GTP cyclohydrolase II produces MALHGIEEAIADIKAGRMVIVVDDEHRENEGDLVMAAEKVTPEAINFMVTHGRGIVCMPMEEERLEALGIPRMVQRNTDPKETAFTVSVDFHKAHTGVSAEERCETIRQLLNEDNTKESFTRPGHIFPLIAKKGGVLVRDGHTEAAVDLSRLAGLYPAGVICEIMKEDGTMARLNDLLAYGQQHDLNIISIKELIAYRQQHEQLTQRVAQASLPTKYGVFNIMGYEHQVTGEEHIALIKGDVAKDEAVLVRIHSECLTGDVLGSARCDCGDQLEEAMKRIDHEGKGVIVYMRQEGRGIGLINKLRAYALQDEGLDTVDANLALGFQEDLREYGISAQILKDLGIGQVRLMTNNPDKIHGLEKYGIKVTERIPLELPHHKDNVYYLKVKKERMGHLLHL; encoded by the coding sequence ATGGCATTACATGGAATTGAAGAAGCAATAGCGGATATTAAAGCAGGACGAATGGTCATTGTAGTGGATGATGAACATCGAGAAAATGAAGGTGATCTGGTGATGGCAGCCGAAAAAGTGACACCTGAAGCCATTAATTTCATGGTAACCCATGGGAGGGGTATCGTCTGTATGCCCATGGAAGAAGAAAGGTTAGAAGCATTGGGTATACCTAGGATGGTACAACGAAATACAGACCCAAAAGAGACAGCTTTTACAGTCTCTGTTGATTTTCATAAGGCACATACAGGGGTTTCAGCAGAAGAACGATGTGAAACAATTCGTCAACTTCTTAATGAGGACAATACAAAGGAATCCTTTACACGTCCAGGTCACATTTTTCCACTCATTGCTAAAAAGGGTGGTGTGCTGGTAAGGGATGGTCATACAGAAGCTGCCGTTGATTTATCCCGATTAGCAGGCTTATATCCAGCAGGTGTCATCTGTGAAATTATGAAAGAAGATGGCACCATGGCTAGACTCAATGATTTATTAGCATATGGTCAACAGCATGATTTGAACATTATATCTATAAAAGAGCTGATAGCTTATCGACAACAGCATGAGCAACTAACCCAGCGGGTAGCTCAAGCGTCATTACCGACTAAATATGGTGTGTTCAACATAATGGGTTATGAACATCAAGTCACGGGTGAAGAACACATTGCATTGATTAAAGGTGATGTAGCAAAGGATGAAGCTGTTTTAGTTCGTATTCATTCAGAGTGCCTAACTGGGGATGTGTTGGGATCGGCCCGATGTGACTGTGGTGATCAATTAGAAGAAGCCATGAAACGTATAGACCATGAAGGAAAAGGTGTCATTGTTTATATGCGTCAAGAAGGAAGGGGGATTGGCTTAATCAACAAGTTAAGAGCGTATGCCCTTCAAGATGAAGGGCTTGATACGGTAGATGCCAATCTGGCTTTAGGTTTTCAAGAAGACCTAAGGGAGTATGGTATAAGTGCTCAGATTTTAAAAGACTTGGGTATTGGTCAAGTGAGGTTGATGACCAATAATCCGGATAAAATTCATGGATTAGAAAAGTATGGCATTAAGGTGACAGAGAGAATACCCCTAGAGTTACCCCATCACAAAGATAATGTGTATTATTTAAAGGTTAAGAAGGAAAGAATGGGGCATTTATTACATTTGTAG
- the ribD gene encoding bifunctional diaminohydroxyphosphoribosylaminopyrimidine deaminase/5-amino-6-(5-phosphoribosylamino)uracil reductase RibD has protein sequence MEKTIQNQLQEQQSQAHYYMKRAIMLAKKGMGYTNPNPMVGAVIVKDGNIIGEGYHKTYGTAHAEVHALNNCKVNPEGATMYVTLEPCSHIGKTPPCVDAIIGHGINEVVIGMIDPNPLVAGKGVQKLQNQGIDVTYGMLESEVKSLNRMFMKYVTTKQPYCILKSAMTLDGKIATKIGDSQWVTGELARQHVHELRHQMSGIMVGIGTVLADNPRLTTRLRKRKGKNPIRIILDTTCRIPLDAALLREEGKTIICTGNHASPLKIKKLQEMGVEVYMSNERDGRLDMACIMDYLGDRGIDSVLIEGGSSVSSSALEAGVVDEVMMFIAPKIIGGKHAKSPVGGEGVAWMRDAIGLVDIEIETLGTDILIKGKVEEA, from the coding sequence TTGGAAAAAACCATTCAAAACCAGTTACAAGAACAACAGTCACAAGCCCATTATTACATGAAGCGAGCCATTATGTTGGCCAAAAAAGGCATGGGCTATACCAATCCTAATCCCATGGTTGGAGCTGTCATTGTAAAAGACGGTAACATCATTGGTGAAGGTTATCACAAGACCTATGGGACAGCACATGCAGAGGTTCATGCATTGAACAATTGCAAAGTAAACCCAGAAGGTGCCACCATGTACGTCACTTTAGAACCTTGTTCACATATTGGAAAAACGCCCCCTTGCGTGGATGCCATTATTGGTCATGGCATTAATGAAGTTGTTATTGGCATGATTGACCCTAATCCCCTTGTAGCAGGTAAAGGCGTGCAAAAACTTCAGAACCAAGGTATTGACGTTACATACGGAATGCTTGAATCAGAAGTGAAGTCTCTCAATCGCATGTTTATGAAGTACGTCACAACCAAGCAGCCCTATTGCATTTTAAAATCAGCCATGACCCTTGATGGTAAGATTGCCACGAAAATAGGTGATTCTCAGTGGGTTACAGGTGAATTAGCAAGGCAGCATGTCCATGAACTCAGACATCAAATGTCGGGTATCATGGTGGGGATCGGTACAGTTTTAGCCGATAACCCTCGATTAACCACACGTTTACGAAAAAGAAAAGGGAAAAATCCCATAAGAATTATTCTGGATACCACATGTCGGATACCTTTAGATGCTGCGTTACTAAGAGAAGAAGGGAAAACGATTATCTGTACGGGGAACCATGCATCTCCACTCAAGATAAAAAAGCTACAGGAAATGGGTGTTGAGGTCTATATGAGCAATGAAAGAGATGGACGATTGGATATGGCATGCATCATGGATTATCTTGGTGATCGTGGCATAGATAGTGTGTTGATTGAAGGTGGCAGTTCTGTCAGCAGTAGTGCCCTTGAAGCCGGTGTTGTGGATGAAGTGATGATGTTTATAGCACCCAAAATCATTGGTGGGAAACATGCCAAATCACCAGTAGGAGGAGAAGGGGTAGCTTGGATGCGGGATGCTATAGGTCTTGTGGACATTGAGATTGAGACCTTAGGGACAGATATTTTAATCAAAGGAAAAGTAGAGGAGGCATGA